The genomic window TAACCGTTCGATGGACGGGGTCATACATCCTTTTTTGAATGTATACCCAAAATAGCTCTACAATGACCAGCGGCAAAGGCCGTCACCGGGTTGATCTTACAACTCTAGATTCTTTTTTTGATTAGCGCAGCGCGAACCGTTACGTGTTCCCTGCCATCCCCTATAGCCCGATGCTATAGTAGTGCCGCTTTATAGGGCGGACACTACGGCAACTCAATTTCATTAACCACACGTAGCATCGGGACGGAAGTGGACTAAAACCATGATTACCGTCATAGGCAACCTCAAAGGGGGCTGCGGCAAAAGCACCATCACCTTTAACCTCGCCATCTGGCTGGCGCGGCTAAACCAAAGTGTGGTGGCTTTTGACCTGGATCCTCAAGCAACGCTGAGCGACGTGAACGAAGTGCGTCGTGAAGAGAGTGGCGATCCAGACTTAACCATTTACCGCCCTGATAGTGATCCTGGTAAGGTATTTCGGGAACATGCGGATGATGAAATTTTGGTCGATGTGGGGGCTTCAAATCTTTGGGCCATGCGTCAAGCCATAGCCTCCGCTCAGCGCATTCTTGTTCCCGTTCCACCCAGCCAAGCGGATGTTTGGTCGACCCAGCGGTTTCTGAATATGGTGAAAGAAGCCACCATGCGGGTAGAAACACCGCCCCAGGTCTTACTCTTTGTGAACCGGGCGGATACACACCCCGGGCTTAAAGAGAGTGATGAAACCGAGGAAGCCCTACATATGCTTCCAGACATACAGGTTTTGGATTGTCGTATTGGTCAACGCACCGCATATCGCCGCTCTTTTAGTGAAGGCATGGCGGTTTTTGAACTCTCAAAACG from Magnetococcus sp. PR-3 includes these protein-coding regions:
- a CDS encoding ParA family protein — translated: MITVIGNLKGGCGKSTITFNLAIWLARLNQSVVAFDLDPQATLSDVNEVRREESGDPDLTIYRPDSDPGKVFREHADDEILVDVGASNLWAMRQAIASAQRILVPVPPSQADVWSTQRFLNMVKEATMRVETPPQVLLFVNRADTHPGLKESDETEEALHMLPDIQVLDCRIGQRTAYRRSFSEGMAVFELSKRSKATDEFYALAKLLYPELAASSEKKKKATKGGKKKRKTA